Genomic DNA from Mycteria americana isolate JAX WOST 10 ecotype Jacksonville Zoo and Gardens chromosome 25, USCA_MyAme_1.0, whole genome shotgun sequence:
AGCTAAGTAATCATGTTAGCTGGGTGCTAATAGGTCTCACCAGTGTTGTTATCTTGGGCTAGGCACTTGCTGTCTGACACAATACACATCTAATTGGGTGCTGGCTGGTACCTGTCTGACACTGCCTCATTGAGAGAATCAGCCAAAAAGTTGGCAGTCGGAGCTCAGGTGCTCAGCTGTGATCGTGTATGATTTACACTGAAGTACCTCTTAGAGGCTGTGCATGAGAGCAAGGATCCTGGTGTTGAGCAGAAGAGAATCAGAGAGGAAACTAGGCATCCGTGTTTTGTAAAGCTGTCCCAGGAACTGCCCCGGGCTGAACTAGCTGGGATGAAAGAGGGCTTTGCTCAGCACAAGAGAGGTACCTGAGCCAAGGAGAtgcagggctggcatggcacAAGCCAGGAGGTTGGTTGCTGAGCTCCTGGGAATTCATGGCAGCAGTGTCCTTGCCTCAAGCCATGTGaggatggagagcagcagcagggacagggagctgtTTCTTTGCGCCCAAAAGGCAGGAACCTTTCTTCTCCACCTCAGCTGCCTGGGCTCTTCACACATCCCAGGCACTcatggggcaggggctgggctctCAGATGGGCCCTGCGAGCTCCAGCCCTTTCCCAGACCCCCACAGACCTTTCCCAAAAAAGCCCAGGGCCATGAGGACAGGCAGTGCTGGGACAGGGAGGATGaagcaggcagagagagaagaaTCTTTCAGCGAAGGgctttttttggtcaaaatattCTCAATAAGTATTTGttaatcagcaaaaataaaatagtattttcttaaaataaaagcgAGATTCGTGAGTACCATAGACTAATTTTCATTTCAACCTGTTACTACTTATAGCACACAGCCATCTGACATAACTAGTTACATTTAGGGGCAAGGAACACTGAAATTACCTGTTAAAATCAGACTTGCTATTCCATGACACTGACAGAGGATTGACATCAAGAAATTGTACATTCATGCATGGAGCTTTTCTTTGAAAGAGTCCTGGTGAAGAAATAGGTAAATCCTCTGTAATGCAGGAGTTCATATTCTTTTTACTTCCCCCAGCTGACTTACAGACTCAGCCAAAAGTTCCTTGAGGCAACTGTTATCACAGCagtgattaagaaaaaaagaggaggtagTGTTTGATCTTTGCTCATCAGATACCTATCTTTAAAATTGTATCTCATTGTTTACCTTCCTCCTATTGTTCCTTTTCAGAATATGCTTTGACAGAACTTCAGGCCATgtttttttactttgtctttgAAGACAGTTTGATTATTTCTAGTACATCATCTGGGAAGAtctaaaattaaaaggaattcCAGCACTAAATTAACTAGTAAAAAAAATTGGACTACCTAGTGCAAGTCTGACAGCTAGACTAATTATTGCAGGGGAGACAGTAATTTCAGCTCAGTAGCAATGAAAAAGCGGGCAGATAGGTTTCTTAGCAGCAGGACTGCGTGaggccagggctgtggggtctccccaaaggcagctcagcctggctctgctggggctgagagactgccctgggctggctggcaggggccacgtgcagggccagggaaccctgcagcccacgctgggctttgcaagaaaaggcggagaggcaggtgttggaggcaggcttgttttattgcagaggagaaagacacagaaggcagaggCTGGCAGGTTGTCACCTCAGGCTTGAAGAGAGGTGTTCCTTCAGGCTTCTTCCAGGAGGTGGCAGTTTCAGGGAGAAGCAAGTGTCCTCTGGGATGACAGTGGATTTACACATTTGGCCACTGGCAGGGGCAAGGAAGAGGAGATGAAAcaaatgaagaaggaaatgagaagTGTAATTTATGGAGCTATTTTGACTCCACTGTATTAAGTGGAAGTCTTTGATGCTCTGCCCCTTACTCAGGAGCTCAGGTGAGGATCAAGATTGTATCATGCATTTGCCAGTCATTCTTTAGTCAAGGGATATTTCTGTAGGATTTAGCAGGGCCCACAGCTGCCACGGCGGTACCTGCTGTACCGGTAGGAGTAAGGGCTGCAAGAGCCAGAACCATAGGATCTACCATAGCCATACAGGCCCCTGTAACCCAGGGAGCCCCCATAGCCATACAGACCCCCACAGCCCAGGGAGGAGCCCCCATAGCCATACAGACCCCCATAGCCCAGGGAGGagccatagcccccatagccatACAGACCACCATAGCCCAGAGACCCATAACCCCCATAGCCAAGGGAGCCACCATAGCCCCCAAGGACAGGTGCTCCAGAGGATCCCACAACTGAatcctgggggaaggagctgaggatggggccaggGAAGGTGACGATGACCGGGGGTGGCTGGATCACAGTCGTGGAGTCAGGGCAC
This window encodes:
- the LOC142420651 gene encoding scale keratin-like; amino-acid sequence: MSCYDLCSTAVGSISCPQPLADSGNEPCVRQCPDSTTVIQPPPVIVTFPGPILSSFPQDSVVGSSGAPVLGGYGGSLGYGGYGSLGYGGLYGYGGYGSSLGYGGLYGYGGSSLGCGGLYGYGGSLGYRGLYGYGRSYGSGSCSPYSYRYSRYRRGSCGPC